The Streptococcus sp. 29896 genome includes a region encoding these proteins:
- a CDS encoding LPXTG cell wall anchor domain-containing protein, producing MKKWTKLITLSSVAVLASASPLTAFADENAPVTSDVPAVVTTPEVPTDTSSAPSDDTVVPTVPETPTETPSTPEDNTVVPTDPNVTVPSTSEPAETTPSTEVTPPSTEETSLPSTEDNSASEPSSTEAPTQDADTTTEPKTSEPTENTVTVPTIDGGSTTLTPDVTVPTNNPNISAQTAVDAGASQVGTTSTVTGQVVSNVAPSAPVYTNTGYQIVATQDSQVIVAYSDGSTSTLAPEAVGGTVNADKTISITDQSGKMKTLPHTGEKEEALMTLAGTSILAGLMAYFFKKRTLKSN from the coding sequence ATGAAAAAATGGACAAAACTTATCACTTTATCATCAGTAGCGGTACTTGCTTCAGCAAGCCCCTTGACTGCATTTGCAGATGAAAACGCCCCTGTAACGTCTGATGTGCCTGCGGTTGTGACCACGCCTGAAGTGCCAACGGATACCTCTTCAGCGCCTTCAGATGATACCGTTGTTCCAACTGTTCCTGAAACCCCAACTGAAACACCAAGCACACCTGAAGATAATACTGTTGTTCCTACTGACCCTAACGTGACTGTTCCATCTACAAGTGAGCCTGCGGAAACAACACCTTCAACTGAAGTCACACCGCCATCAACTGAAGAGACCTCTCTTCCTTCGACTGAAGACAATTCAGCTAGTGAGCCATCTTCAACTGAAGCACCTACCCAGGATGCTGACACGACAACTGAACCAAAAACAAGTGAGCCTACTGAAAACACCGTGACCGTTCCAACAATTGACGGTGGGTCAACGACTCTGACTCCTGATGTCACTGTTCCAACTAACAATCCTAATATTTCAGCTCAAACAGCAGTAGATGCAGGAGCTAGTCAAGTTGGTACAACTTCAACTGTCACAGGTCAAGTGGTCTCAAATGTAGCCCCATCAGCACCAGTTTATACAAACACAGGCTATCAGATTGTGGCAACTCAAGATAGTCAAGTGATTGTCGCTTATTCAGATGGTTCAACAAGCACCCTTGCCCCTGAAGCAGTGGGAGGGACAGTTAATGCTGATAAGACCATCAGCATCACAGACCAATCAGGTAAAATGAAGACCTTGCCACACACGGGCGAGAAAGAAGAAGCGTTGATGACTCTTGCAGGGACAAGTATTCTTGCAGGACTGATGGCGTATTTCTTCAAGAAAAGAACACTTAAAAGCAACTAA
- a CDS encoding phage tail tip lysozyme, which yields MSRKTRQDLRDAKRDYKEAKSDLKTTKNSYKQAEKRESRLLKPKTDAEKRYLGQKQKARRQVASKELATLKEKKKTTKTKKRQAIQRNGGTGVQKVGRVAHYQASHFVDSAFQDNDVLEDIASARQNIRRTHAEIRQAKKIGSYTVKIGKGATRDVYGAGNRTYNLARGRGFTRTPISNRWETKFKNKYQRLRARLRVSKAGKTARTTKKVASTVSKPILTVLKNPLSAKAYLIMFLGFLIIALLGVVTGGGSSTVSQNEFDLTETWTYLSKIDREKSNDKVDYWTNIDEIMMFMGYKHEDFTLNSNYDSKDKKWYQFKHSYKELLSDLWKDLNGDKDNLKTMADIYTSTKNKYLKLSKDEIKDYNEILEQAKEVGYYVTYNDLDNTFTNKADDEKLDPIRIDKRFGYVSKNKMYNGSILQANQGDKLYAVMSGKVTIKGTDVTIKTSSAEFTYKKVARLRVKNGDMVKAGDEIGEVSESSGQEVYYKKLKDKKKKEWAWVNVGFYLPKVEYNQTTSVISDMNIEGDIAKKINNIYNYLKKQDPKVTKNGVSAMLGNFWTESSITAKRAEGDYLSPPVGASATSWDDPNWLSMGNMEVYGGKYPNIVHRGLGLGQWTDTADGSTRHTALLNYAKSKGKKWYDLELQLDFMLHGDSPYYIKILNDVLHSNEDVNSLTTTFLVYWEGNSGDKLAQRQNNAQQVLAYLKNPTGGSTKGGSSTLQSSWGFPQEYASKLKSYPSSATVSASLDGNTYPIGQCTWYVYNRLVEAGSPHYNWLGNGQDWVRGLVARGWTFSDKPVAGSVVSVAGGFGYSLPQYGHVAYVEYVNEDGTFLISECNVSGIQNKIHWAVWTNQTYFTFAIPPK from the coding sequence TTGTCAAGAAAAACAAGACAAGACCTCCGAGATGCCAAGCGTGACTACAAGGAAGCCAAGTCTGACCTCAAGACAACGAAAAACAGCTATAAGCAGGCTGAAAAGAGGGAGTCTAGGCTTCTAAAACCCAAGACGGATGCTGAAAAGCGGTACTTGGGGCAGAAACAAAAGGCAAGACGGCAGGTCGCTAGCAAAGAATTAGCTACCCTGAAAGAAAAGAAGAAAACGACTAAGACCAAAAAGCGCCAAGCCATCCAACGTAACGGTGGGACTGGCGTTCAGAAGGTCGGAAGGGTTGCACATTACCAGGCTTCTCACTTTGTTGATTCTGCTTTTCAGGATAATGACGTTCTGGAAGATATTGCTTCAGCACGTCAAAATATCAGGCGTACACACGCTGAAATCAGGCAAGCTAAGAAGATTGGCAGTTACACTGTCAAAATAGGTAAAGGAGCGACTAGGGACGTTTATGGGGCAGGAAACCGCACCTATAATCTTGCCCGTGGTCGTGGGTTTACCAGGACTCCTATTTCTAATCGATGGGAAACCAAATTTAAAAACAAGTATCAGCGTTTGCGTGCAAGATTAAGAGTATCAAAAGCAGGCAAGACCGCTAGAACCACTAAGAAGGTTGCAAGCACTGTTAGCAAACCTATCTTGACCGTTCTCAAGAATCCGCTATCTGCTAAAGCCTATCTGATTATGTTTTTAGGCTTCTTGATTATCGCTCTTCTAGGAGTCGTCACAGGTGGCGGAAGTTCAACGGTTTCACAGAATGAATTTGACCTAACGGAAACTTGGACATACCTTTCCAAGATTGACCGTGAGAAGTCGAATGACAAGGTGGACTATTGGACAAATATTGATGAAATCATGATGTTCATGGGGTATAAGCATGAAGACTTTACCCTTAATAGCAATTATGATTCCAAGGATAAGAAGTGGTATCAGTTCAAACATTCTTATAAGGAACTTTTGTCTGACCTTTGGAAAGACCTGAACGGTGACAAAGACAACCTGAAAACAATGGCTGATATTTACACGTCAACCAAAAACAAGTATCTCAAACTCAGCAAGGATGAGATAAAGGACTATAATGAAATCTTGGAACAGGCAAAAGAAGTTGGCTACTATGTAACCTATAATGACCTGGACAACACTTTTACTAATAAGGCTGATGATGAGAAGCTAGACCCTATCCGAATTGATAAGCGCTTTGGCTACGTCTCCAAAAACAAAATGTATAACGGTTCGATTTTACAAGCGAACCAGGGAGACAAGCTCTATGCCGTCATGAGTGGTAAGGTCACAATCAAGGGAACAGACGTTACCATTAAGACCAGTTCGGCAGAGTTCACTTATAAGAAGGTGGCACGCCTTCGAGTGAAAAATGGTGATATGGTCAAAGCAGGTGATGAGATTGGTGAGGTCAGCGAGTCATCAGGTCAAGAGGTCTATTATAAGAAACTCAAGGACAAGAAAAAGAAGGAATGGGCTTGGGTCAACGTTGGCTTTTATCTTCCTAAAGTGGAGTACAATCAAACAACGTCAGTCATTTCAGATATGAATATTGAGGGCGATATTGCCAAGAAAATCAATAATATCTATAACTATCTGAAGAAACAAGACCCTAAAGTGACCAAAAATGGCGTGTCAGCCATGTTAGGGAACTTTTGGACAGAATCCTCCATCACAGCCAAACGGGCTGAAGGAGACTATCTCAGCCCTCCTGTTGGTGCTTCAGCAACTTCTTGGGATGACCCTAATTGGTTAAGCATGGGGAACATGGAAGTCTATGGCGGTAAGTATCCTAATATCGTTCATAGAGGACTAGGACTTGGTCAATGGACAGATACGGCAGACGGTTCAACCCGTCACACAGCCCTTCTGAACTATGCTAAGTCAAAAGGTAAAAAGTGGTACGATTTAGAGCTTCAGCTTGATTTCATGCTTCACGGGGATAGCCCTTATTACATTAAAATCCTGAATGACGTGCTACATTCTAATGAGGATGTCAATTCATTGACAACAACCTTCCTGGTCTATTGGGAAGGAAACTCAGGGGATAAGTTAGCTCAACGTCAGAACAACGCTCAACAAGTGCTTGCCTACCTTAAAAATCCAACGGGTGGCAGTACCAAAGGCGGAAGCTCAACCCTACAAAGCTCCTGGGGATTCCCTCAAGAGTATGCTTCAAAACTGAAAAGCTATCCATCTTCAGCAACCGTGTCCGCTTCGCTTGATGGCAATACTTATCCAATCGGTCAATGTACCTGGTATGTCTATAATCGTCTTGTAGAAGCAGGTTCACCGCACTATAATTGGCTTGGAAATGGTCAAGATTGGGTGAGAGGACTAGTCGCCAGAGGATGGACATTCAGTGACAAACCAGTTGCAGGTTCTGTTGTATCAGTAGCAGGAGGATTTGGATATTCGCTTCCACAATATGGACATGTAGCCTACGTGGAATATGTTAATGAGGATGGAACATTCCTTATCTCAGAATGTAATGTGAGTGGGATTCAAAATAAAATTCATTGGGCTGTATGGACCAACCAAACGTATTTTACTTTTGCTATTCCACCAAAATAA
- a CDS encoding VirB4-like conjugal transfer ATPase, CD1110 family: MILNLGKKSKNLTKAEKERKARLKRSLKASTQNTIKYNSLFENGLMHIAKNEWSRTYRLGDVAYISANQEEKIDVIDTHAEALNSLDAGTTYQLLVINRRIEDNAVEQIKYEEVGDGFDNFRREYNEMIESRFSSDSKNFQVEKYVTLKTEAYNRGQADANLSELGNSLENQYSQMDISFEEMDGKERLDVFAELLLGKRKLPYTFKDIALSELHTKDFIAPNRIHFLENRFRINEGVAKVMYARNFPTFLTDRMIKNLTDIGVELAITVQAEPYEPSGFMKKINNADTTIKAEMVKAQRSGAQEGVDQELAVSGRAREISESTRRWKEEIDDNDQKAFSGLIAVYFKADSEEELSSITDKVQTASRKVGVDFQECYYYQEEGLNTILPIGHTFLNVKRRFVRDMTTANLATQVPFTNVDLKSESERALYYGQNQLSNNVITVDRKADLNTGSGVVLGSSGSGKSVTVKTMEIIPTYLKNPEDRIIIVDPEDEYSDIGREFGAQLVDIYIGSKSHLNLMDLPDVSQLKDGDDDPIGDKSNLLMGLFESILDEVGDVQYTIIDRVTRETYKRFAGSDKTPTLKDWHDILEEQPEPEAQELALKSEIYAKGSQNIFAHETNVDITDRFVVFNLKRLSGKLKPFAMMVIQDYIWNQVVASQGKLTTRIYFDEVQLFFKEEAQAIFFTELYSRVRKYGAIATAITQNIETLMNKEEGRKLVSNSEFMILLKHKKSDLLALSKAITLTPTLIRYIEKPKAKGTGLIVAGQIVVPFENPIPNHTRLYELVTTDA; encoded by the coding sequence ATGATTTTAAATCTTGGAAAAAAATCAAAGAATTTGACGAAAGCTGAAAAGGAACGTAAGGCACGCCTGAAACGTTCTTTAAAGGCTTCAACACAAAACACAATTAAATATAACAGTCTTTTTGAAAATGGGCTGATGCACATTGCCAAAAATGAATGGTCTCGGACTTATCGCCTGGGAGATGTTGCTTATATCTCAGCTAACCAGGAAGAAAAAATTGACGTGATTGATACACACGCTGAAGCCCTCAATTCACTAGATGCAGGGACGACTTATCAACTTTTGGTCATCAATCGCAGAATTGAAGATAATGCCGTTGAACAAATCAAATATGAAGAGGTCGGGGATGGCTTCGATAATTTCCGCAGGGAATACAATGAAATGATTGAGTCTCGCTTCTCAAGCGACTCAAAAAATTTCCAGGTTGAAAAGTATGTCACGCTGAAGACAGAAGCCTATAACAGAGGTCAAGCAGATGCAAACTTAAGCGAACTTGGAAACTCTCTTGAAAATCAGTATTCTCAGATGGATATTTCTTTTGAGGAAATGGATGGGAAAGAACGTCTGGACGTGTTTGCGGAGTTGCTTCTTGGTAAGCGTAAACTCCCTTATACTTTTAAGGATATTGCCTTGTCAGAATTGCACACCAAGGACTTTATTGCACCTAACAGGATTCATTTTTTGGAAAATCGTTTCCGAATCAATGAAGGGGTTGCTAAAGTCATGTATGCACGTAACTTCCCAACCTTCTTGACAGACCGCATGATTAAAAACTTGACGGATATTGGTGTAGAGTTGGCTATTACGGTTCAGGCTGAACCCTATGAACCTTCAGGCTTCATGAAGAAGATTAACAACGCTGACACAACAATCAAGGCTGAAATGGTCAAGGCACAGCGTTCAGGTGCTCAAGAAGGTGTCGATCAAGAATTGGCGGTCAGCGGTCGAGCACGTGAAATTTCAGAATCTACAAGACGTTGGAAAGAAGAAATTGACGACAATGACCAAAAAGCCTTCTCAGGACTGATTGCCGTGTATTTCAAAGCAGATAGTGAAGAAGAACTCTCAAGCATTACTGATAAGGTTCAGACGGCTTCTCGTAAGGTTGGGGTTGACTTCCAGGAGTGTTACTATTACCAGGAAGAAGGACTGAACACTATCCTTCCAATTGGTCATACATTCCTAAATGTGAAACGCCGTTTTGTCCGTGATATGACCACCGCTAACCTTGCAACTCAAGTGCCGTTTACCAATGTTGACCTCAAGTCAGAAAGTGAACGGGCGCTCTATTATGGTCAAAATCAACTGTCCAACAACGTCATCACAGTTGACCGTAAGGCTGACCTCAATACTGGTTCGGGAGTGGTGCTTGGTTCTTCAGGTTCAGGGAAATCTGTTACCGTGAAGACTATGGAAATTATCCCAACCTATCTGAAGAACCCTGAAGACCGTATCATTATTGTTGACCCTGAAGATGAGTATTCAGATATTGGGCGAGAATTTGGAGCGCAGTTGGTTGATATTTACATTGGCTCAAAATCTCACTTGAACTTGATGGATTTGCCTGATGTCAGTCAACTGAAGGATGGGGATGATGACCCTATCGGTGACAAGTCAAACTTGCTCATGGGTCTGTTTGAGTCTATCCTTGATGAAGTTGGGGACGTTCAATATACCATCATTGACCGTGTCACCCGTGAAACCTACAAGCGCTTTGCAGGTAGTGATAAGACTCCAACCCTTAAAGATTGGCATGATATTTTGGAAGAACAGCCTGAACCTGAAGCCCAGGAGCTAGCGCTTAAATCAGAAATCTATGCTAAAGGGTCGCAAAATATCTTTGCTCATGAGACTAATGTTGATATTACTGACCGTTTCGTAGTCTTTAACCTGAAACGTCTGTCAGGTAAACTCAAACCATTTGCTATGATGGTTATTCAAGACTATATTTGGAATCAGGTTGTTGCTTCTCAAGGAAAATTGACAACTCGCATCTACTTTGATGAAGTTCAGCTTTTCTTTAAAGAAGAAGCACAAGCTATCTTCTTTACTGAATTGTATTCACGGGTTCGTAAATATGGGGCGATTGCCACAGCCATCACTCAAAATATTGAAACCTTGATGAACAAGGAAGAGGGGCGTAAGCTCGTTTCAAATAGTGAGTTCATGATACTCTTGAAACATAAGAAATCTGACCTTTTAGCACTATCAAAAGCTATTACGTTGACCCCAACTCTTATCAGGTACATTGAAAAACCAAAAGCAAAGGGAACGGGCTTGATTGTTGCAGGTCAGATTGTTGTTCCTTTTGAAAATCCTATCCCTAATCACACAAGACTTTATGAACTTGTGACCACAGATGCTTAG
- a CDS encoding PrgI family protein: MNKLGSEFLKEFDNYERPVAFGLTKRLLVLFLGIAIVVSLTITISLMELSDIFTYLVTLIIAPPFIIYGLGFDEAVKDKVMFNLKVQKRAFLTEFGEGDEFTKDDFKSWKKIKEFDES, from the coding sequence ATGAATAAATTAGGAAGTGAGTTCCTGAAAGAGTTTGACAACTACGAAAGACCAGTAGCCTTTGGGTTAACTAAACGCCTACTGGTTTTGTTTTTAGGAATAGCGATAGTTGTTTCTTTAACAATTACAATTTCCTTGATGGAACTCTCAGATATTTTTACGTATCTTGTAACACTTATCATTGCCCCACCCTTCATTATCTATGGGTTAGGCTTTGATGAAGCTGTTAAGGACAAGGTCATGTTTAATCTCAAGGTTCAGAAAAGAGCCTTTCTAACAGAATTTGGGGAAGGAGATGAGTTTACAAAAGATGATTTTAAATCTTGGAAAAAAATCAAAGAATTTGACGAAAGCTGA
- a CDS encoding lactose transporter, producing MSETKYHFKREGNHVKVSSQAELSVQSIPTEPITSKQVKRSIWSKIGAFFGVLFSGIMMILGFLIATPFFILSVLYHWLVMFIGLSIFWVIAFFAYQVFILDAETAGNPFDSGWTVLALLILALIGAIMSSLAE from the coding sequence ATGTCAGAAACAAAATATCACTTTAAACGGGAAGGAAATCACGTCAAAGTGAGTTCTCAAGCAGAATTATCCGTTCAATCTATTCCAACTGAACCTATTACTTCTAAACAGGTAAAGCGTTCAATTTGGTCTAAAATCGGAGCATTCTTTGGTGTACTTTTTTCAGGAATCATGATGATTCTAGGATTTCTGATAGCAACTCCTTTCTTCATTCTAAGCGTATTATATCATTGGCTAGTTATGTTTATTGGGCTCTCAATTTTTTGGGTAATTGCTTTTTTTGCCTATCAAGTATTTATTTTAGATGCAGAAACAGCAGGGAATCCATTTGATTCGGGTTGGACTGTATTGGCACTTCTGATACTCGCTTTGATTGGTGCTATTATGTCAAGTTTGGCTGAATAG
- a CDS encoding type IV secretion system protein, whose product MDNITNSLAEYSSTVNQYADKINGALLPVASVLILTFFLFDILSWNRRLGQEGGGLTAQLWMEVALGYIIAFILVYNISEIFDFIVFVFNRAIALVDSVLPKTAYKAEVDTSGVSGWIMKQIVKLVGWAAEFVGNVSAKILVFMRFFQMYILKAVSPLIVAFFMSEQTRPVAINFLKHFSAYAFQGLLLVIIVKLYPALITDDMLKAGSGDWVTAFASIAKSIVYIIALFGSQRLAKSLLNAM is encoded by the coding sequence ATGGATAATATCACAAATTCTCTAGCTGAATATAGTTCAACAGTCAATCAGTATGCCGATAAAATCAATGGTGCATTATTACCAGTTGCATCCGTCTTGATTCTGACCTTCTTTCTCTTTGATATTCTGTCATGGAATAGAAGGTTAGGACAAGAAGGAGGAGGGTTGACAGCTCAACTTTGGATGGAAGTAGCCTTGGGATATATTATCGCCTTTATCCTGGTTTACAATATTTCAGAAATTTTTGATTTCATCGTATTTGTCTTTAATAGAGCTATTGCTCTTGTTGATAGTGTTCTTCCCAAAACAGCATATAAGGCTGAGGTTGATACATCAGGTGTCAGTGGTTGGATAATGAAGCAGATAGTCAAATTAGTTGGTTGGGCTGCAGAATTTGTTGGGAATGTTAGCGCTAAAATTTTAGTCTTTATGAGATTTTTCCAAATGTATATTTTGAAGGCTGTCTCACCACTAATTGTCGCTTTCTTTATGTCAGAGCAGACAAGACCTGTGGCTATAAATTTTCTAAAGCATTTTTCAGCTTATGCTTTTCAAGGACTCTTACTTGTCATTATAGTCAAGCTCTATCCTGCTTTAATTACAGATGATATGCTAAAAGCAGGGAGCGGTGATTGGGTGACAGCTTTTGCATCAATCGCAAAAAGCATTGTTTATATTATAGCTTTGTTTGGTAGCCAACGTTTGGCAAAATCACTCTTAAATGCCATGTAA
- a CDS encoding YdbC family protein, with product MTDWQAEKGWKDQQDKNQSSRHPTKDNDEPIRFKVVEHIATLSTSETGWHKELNKVSWNDAEPKYDIRSWKDDYSRVGKGVTLFEDEMKVLANAIQNLEEKKKE from the coding sequence ATGACGGATTGGCAAGCAGAAAAAGGTTGGAAAGACCAACAAGACAAAAATCAGTCAAGCCGTCATCCAACAAAAGATAATGATGAGCCTATCCGTTTCAAGGTTGTAGAACATATTGCCACGTTATCAACCAGTGAAACAGGATGGCACAAAGAATTAAATAAAGTTTCATGGAATGATGCCGAGCCCAAATATGATATTAGGTCATGGAAAGATGACTATTCACGAGTAGGCAAAGGTGTCACACTTTTTGAGGATGAAATGAAAGTCCTCGCAAATGCAATACAAAACTTAGAAGAAAAGAAAAAGGAGTAA
- a CDS encoding replication initiator protein A, with the protein MQMISANEYQTSERFYALPKILFESDYYKEMRLDTKVAYSVLKDRLALSLKNNWIDEAGYIYLMYSNSKLMEILSCSKSTLLRIKKQLNEYGLIREVQQSTSKSGNLANRIYLGQLQDDPTVRNVENAGDSSFETRGVSNLDQGGVKKTLGGSQIETRGVSVSAPNDTELSDTELSDTKLIISEDEEEKAIQNPEEKNQDSLSRKVDKVTKYDKDYIWDLVYDQLLKENLSPSVADYAMIHFDNRYQYALENMKFARSSEMVAEYVFNGIMSEWNQAVRKQQAKGVI; encoded by the coding sequence ATTCAGATGATTAGTGCTAATGAGTATCAAACTTCAGAACGTTTTTATGCACTACCTAAAATTCTCTTTGAGAGTGATTACTACAAGGAAATGAGACTTGACACAAAAGTAGCTTATTCTGTTCTCAAAGATAGATTAGCACTTTCTCTAAAAAACAATTGGATTGATGAAGCAGGTTATATTTATCTGATGTATTCAAATTCAAAATTGATGGAGATTCTTAGTTGTTCAAAATCCACCCTTTTGAGAATTAAAAAACAGTTAAATGAATACGGCTTGATTCGTGAGGTTCAACAATCTACAAGTAAGTCAGGAAACCTTGCTAATCGTATTTATCTTGGTCAATTACAAGATGACCCAACCGTTAGAAACGTTGAAAATGCTGGTGATTCCAGTTTTGAAACTAGGGGGGTGTCAAATTTAGACCAGGGGGGTGTCAAAAAAACACTAGGGGGGTCTCAAATTGAAACCAGGGGGGTGTCAGTTTCAGCCCCTAATGATACTGAACTTAGTGATACTGAACTTAGTGATACTAAATTGATTATTTCTGAGGACGAGGAAGAAAAAGCAATTCAAAATCCTGAAGAAAAAAATCAAGATTCACTTTCTAGAAAAGTTGATAAAGTGACCAAGTATGATAAAGACTATATTTGGGATTTGGTTTATGACCAACTACTCAAAGAAAATTTATCCCCTTCAGTTGCAGATTACGCTATGATTCATTTTGATAACCGCTATCAGTATGCTTTAGAAAATATGAAATTTGCCCGTTCATCAGAAATGGTTGCTGAGTACGTCTTTAATGGCATCATGTCAGAATGGAACCAAGCAGTTAGAAAACAACAAGCAAAAGGGGTGATCTGA
- a CDS encoding DUF3013 family protein: MAKHGFLDVLEAALDKHFTYDYELNWDKKNHAVEMAFILEAQNSAGVETVDDEGNASAEDIFLEEYVLFYNQDKSRFDEEDYLVALPFDAKKGFSAEFLTYFAGFLKDTADQGLDDLMDFLADPEAQEFAIVWDSEAFEKGRADLVEGEFYPYPRY, from the coding sequence ATGGCAAAACATGGCTTTTTAGATGTGCTGGAAGCGGCACTGGATAAACATTTTACCTACGATTATGAACTTAACTGGGACAAGAAAAACCACGCAGTTGAGATGGCTTTTATCTTGGAAGCACAGAACTCGGCTGGGGTTGAAACAGTAGATGACGAAGGCAATGCCTCTGCGGAGGATATTTTCCTAGAGGAGTATGTCCTTTTCTACAACCAGGACAAGTCTCGCTTTGACGAGGAAGACTACCTAGTCGCTCTGCCATTTGACGCCAAGAAGGGCTTTTCAGCTGAGTTTCTGACCTACTTCGCAGGTTTTCTCAAGGACACCGCCGATCAAGGTTTAGACGACCTCATGGACTTTTTAGCGGACCCAGAAGCCCAAGAATTTGCGATTGTATGGGATAGCGAGGCCTTTGAAAAAGGCAGAGCAGACTTGGTGGAGGGAGAATTTTACCCATATCCGAGGTATTAG
- a CDS encoding replication-associated recombination protein A, translating into MPANLALRMRPKSIDDVIGQEHLVGPGKIIRRMIDANMLSSMILYGPPGIGKTSIASAIAGTTKYAFRTFNATTDNQKRLQEIAEEAKFSGGLVLMLDEIHRLNKTKQDFLLPLLENGNIIMIGATTENPFFSILPAIRSRVQIFELQPLQTSHIQQALELALTDSERGFDFPITIEPEALDFLANATNGDLRAAYNSLELAVLSTKESDDGSRHIDLDAVENSLQKSYISMDKNGDAHYDILSALQKSIRGSDVNASLHYAARLIEAEDLPSLARRLTVIAYEDIGLANPEAQIHTVTALEAAQKIGFPEARILIANVVVDLALSPKSNSAYLAMDAALADLRKNGHLPIPNHLRDGHYAGSKELGNATGYQYPHAYPEKWVDQQYLPDTLLNADYFTANDTGKYERALGMTQEKIKQLKGKS; encoded by the coding sequence ATGCCAGCCAATCTCGCCCTTCGTATGCGGCCAAAATCCATTGATGACGTCATCGGTCAGGAACACCTGGTCGGTCCTGGAAAGATTATCCGTCGCATGATTGATGCCAATATGCTGTCGTCCATGATTCTCTACGGTCCGCCGGGGATTGGCAAGACCTCGATTGCATCTGCCATTGCTGGCACGACCAAGTATGCCTTTCGGACCTTTAATGCCACGACCGACAACCAAAAACGCCTGCAGGAAATCGCTGAAGAAGCCAAGTTTTCTGGTGGCCTGGTCCTCATGCTCGATGAGATTCATCGCCTCAACAAGACCAAACAGGACTTTCTGCTTCCTCTTTTGGAAAATGGCAATATCATCATGATTGGGGCAACGACTGAAAATCCCTTCTTCTCAATTTTACCTGCCATTCGCAGTCGGGTACAGATTTTTGAATTGCAGCCTTTGCAAACCAGCCACATCCAACAAGCCTTGGAACTGGCTCTGACAGACAGCGAACGTGGTTTTGACTTCCCTATTACCATTGAGCCTGAGGCTCTGGACTTCCTAGCTAATGCCACCAACGGTGACCTTCGTGCTGCTTACAATTCGCTAGAACTGGCTGTGCTTTCGACCAAAGAAAGCGACGACGGTAGCCGCCACATTGACCTGGATGCCGTGGAAAATAGCCTGCAAAAGTCCTACATCAGCATGGACAAGAACGGCGATGCCCACTACGACATCCTCTCAGCCCTACAAAAATCCATTCGGGGTAGCGATGTCAATGCCAGCCTCCACTACGCCGCCCGTTTGATTGAGGCGGAAGACCTGCCTAGTCTGGCTCGTCGCTTGACGGTCATTGCTTACGAAGACATCGGCTTGGCCAATCCAGAGGCTCAGATTCATACGGTGACGGCCCTTGAAGCCGCCCAGAAAATCGGCTTTCCAGAGGCACGGATTTTGATTGCCAATGTAGTAGTCGATTTGGCTCTTTCTCCCAAGTCCAATTCTGCCTATCTAGCTATGGATGCAGCTCTGGCTGATTTGCGGAAAAACGGTCATCTGCCTATTCCAAATCACCTGCGGGACGGCCATTATGCTGGTAGTAAGGAGCTGGGAAATGCTACTGGCTACCAGTATCCGCATGCCTATCCTGAAAAATGGGTGGACCAACAATACCTGCCCGATACGTTACTGAATGCGGACTACTTCACCGCCAACGACACCGGCAAATACGAGCGTGCCTTGGGCATGACCCAAGAAAAAATCAAACAACTGAAAGGGAAAAGTTAG